The segment TGGTAGTCTGCACTGTTCTCGGTGTGACAGTAGAGAGGGTGGCTTACAGGCCTCTGCGCGGGGCCTCTCCGCTGGCAGTTCTGATTACAGCTATCGGCGTCAGCTACCTGCTTCAGAATGTGGCGCTCTTAATTTTCGGCTCCAACGCCCGCCAGTTTACCTCTGTTGTGAATGTGCCGCCGTTAAAGCTGGCCGGAGGAGCCCTCTCCATTTCCGGCGTCACCATTGTCACCATTGCTGCCTGTATTATCATTATGATCGGCCTGATGCTTTTTATCAACAAGACGAAGATCGGTCAGGCTATGCTGGCTGTATCGGAAGACAGAGGGGCGGCCACTCTGATGGGTATTAATGTAAACGGAACGATCGCTGTCACCTTCGCCATCGGTTCTGCCCTGGCGGCTATTGCAGGCGTACTGCTCTGTTCCGCCTATCCGTCCCTGACTCCCTACACCGGTTCCATGCCGGGTATCAAGGCCTTTGTGGCAGCAGTATTCGGCGGCATCGGCTCCATACCGGGCGCTCTGATCGGAGGAGTGCTTTTAGGAGTGATTGAGAATCTGGCGAAGGCGTATATTTCCTCCCAGCTCTCAGATGCCATTGTATTCTCCGTGCTGATTATCGTCCTTTTGGTACGTCCGACGGGAATTCTGGGCAAAAAAATCAGTGAGAAAGTGTAGGTGCAGGCCATGAATATCAAAACATACAGAAAAAAAACGCTGGTTCAGAATGCCGTCACATACGGCATTGTTCTCGCCTGTTTCATTCTGGTGCAGATTCTGACGGCAACAGGAGGGATGACAAGCCTCTTAAAGGGAATTCTTGTGCCGCTTTGCACTTATGTAATCCTGGCAGTTTCCCTGAACCTGACGGTGGGAATTCTGGGCGAGCTGAGCCTTGGACACGCGGGATTTATGTGCGTGGGTGCCTTTTCCGGAGCCTTCTTCACAAACGCCATGATGAAGACATTTGGCATTGCCAAGAACGATGATATGGCAATTCTCGGCCTGTTTATCGTTGCCATTGTCATCGGGGCGGCTGTGGCGGCTGTATTCGGCATTCTGATAGGAATTCCGGTTCTCCGCTTAAAGGGAGACTACCTTGCCATTGTCACCCTTGCCTTCGGAGAGATTATCAAAAACCTGATCAACGCTCTGTTTGTAGGAATCGACAGCAGGGGAATCCATTTTTCTCTGAAGGATGCAGCTTCCCTGAATCTGGAGGAGGGAGGCGAGGTAATCATAAAGGGAGCCCAGGGAATTTCGGGCACCCCGAAGGCGGCTACCTTTACAATCGGAATCATCCTCGTGCTGCTCACGCTCTTCATTGTTCAGAACCTGATTCATTCACGGACCGGCCGCGCCATCATGGCGATTCGCGACAACAGGATAGCAGCGGAATCTGTGGGAATCAATATTACAAAGTATAAGCTTCTGGCTTTCTCCGTATCTGCGGCTCTGGCGGGAGTGGCAGGAGTGCTCTATGCTCATAACCTGGCTACTCTGGCTGCCACGCCAAAGGCCTTCGGCTACAACATGTCCATTATGATTCTTGTGTTCGTGGTGCTTGGCGGAATCGGAAATATCCGCGGCTCCATTATCGCTGCTGTGATTCTGACGCTGCTGCCGGAGCTTCTGAGAGGTCTCAGCAGCTACAGAATGCTGATTTACGCGATTGTCCTGATTGTCATGATGCTTTTGAATTCCAGTCCGAAAGCGATTGAGATAAGAAGCCGCATCATCGAATCAATCCGGGGCAGGAAGAAAAAAGAGCAGGCGAAGGAGGCGTAATTATGGCAATGCTGGAAGTGAAAAATTTGAGTATCTCCTTCGGTGGACTGAAGGCGGTGGATGACTTTAACATCACCATCGAGAAGGGACAGCTCTACGGCCTCATCGGCCCAAACGGAGCTGGAAAGACAACCGTGTTCAACCTGCTGACGGGAGTGTACAAGCCGGACGGCGGTATCATTCTGTTAGATGGGGCGAATATCGCCGGGAAGAAGAATATTGAGATCAACCGAGCAGGGATTGCCAGAACTTTTCAGAACATCCGTCTCTTCAAGGAGCTGAGCGTGCTTGACAATGTAAAGGTCGGGCTTCACAACCACCACCCATATGGGACTTTGACAGGCATTTTCCGCCTTCCCAAGTACAGGAGGGTGGAGCGCGAGATGGATGAGCAGGCTCTGGAACTGTTAAAGGTATTCGGGCTGGACGGTGAGTTCGCAGTCAAGGCCTCAAATCTTCCCTATGGAAAGCAGAGAAAGCTGGAGATTGCCAGAGCTCTGGCCACAGAGCCGAAGCTCCTTCTTCTCGATGAACCTGCGGCAGGCATGAACCCCAATGAGACAAAGGAACTGATGGATACCATCCAGTTTGTCCGTGACAATTTTGACATGACGATTCTCCTGATTGAGCATGATATGAAGCTTGTATCAGGGATCTGCGAGCGCCTGACAGTGCTGAATTTCGGCCATGTGCTTACAGAAGGGCCGACGGGAGAGGTGTTAAATAACCCTGAGGTTATCAAAGCCTACCTGGGCGAATAGCGCAAAGGGCAGACGCCTTCGCGGAAGGGAAGCTCTCAGCTTGCAGCAGGGATTTTGCTGCTTTGGAAGAGAATAGGATTAAGTTTGAGATATTAGGAGGTCAGAGTCATGGCAATGCTGGAAGTAAAGGATTTAAGTGTCTATTACGGCGTAATCCAGGCCCTTAAGGGAATCTCCTTTGAGGTGGAGGAGGGGGACGTCATCGCCCTGATCGGAGCCAACGGCGCCGGAAAGACGACGACGCTTCACGCCCTTACGGGACTGATCCCGGTGAAATCAGGAAGCATTGTATTCGAGGGAAAGGAAATCACAAAGGTACCGGGCTATAAGCTGGTATCCATGGGAATCGCCCATGTGCCGGAGGGACGGCGGGTGTTTGCCCAGCTGACAGTGCTGCAGAACCTGAAAATGGGAGCATTTACGAGAAATAACAGGCAGGAAAGCGAGGAGACCATTAAAAGGATCTATCAGCGCTTTCCGAGGCTTGAAGAGAGGAAGAATCAGCTTGCGGGAACGCTCTCCGGCGGTGAGCAGCAGATGCTGGCCATGGGGCGCGCCCTCATGTCTCACCCCAGGCTGCTTGTCATGGATGAGCCCTCCATGGGACTTTCTCCCCTGTATGTAAATGAGATTTTCGAGATTATCCAGGAAATCAGCAAAGAGGGGACAACGGTTCTTCTGGTGGAGCAGAACGCAAAGAAAGCTCTCTCCATTGCCAATAAGGCATATGTGCTGGAAACGGGAAAGATCGTTCTCAGAGGAGATGCAAAAGAGCTGATGAATAACGATCAGGTGAAGAAGGCGTATCTGAGCGAATAGCGGACAAAATCCGTGCTGGAAAAGATGGCTGTAAGGGATGCTGCCGGGGACGGGATGTCCGCGGTTTAACAAAGAAAGCAAAAATCAAAATACTGAAAACCGCCGGGCAGCAGGAGATATGGCTGTGCGGCGGTTTTTTCTGTCCAGCCTTTGTATGGCGCCGAAATTTGAAGCAGCTACATCAAAATATTCAGAAAAAAGAAACCGCCCCGGGGCGATGGTAAACCAGGAAAAAGGCGGAGCATGAAACGGGGCTTTGAAACGTCATGTCTATGACGCCCTCCTGGTGCATATACTGTACCAGCACAGCAAGGGGGTAATAATATGGACAGTTTTAATGTATACAGCGATATTAAGGCCCGCACGGGCGGAGAAATCTACATAGGCGTGGTGGGGCCCGTGCGCACGGGAAAATCCACGTTTATCAAGCGCTTTATGGAGCAGATGGTTCTCCCTGGC is part of the Clostridium sp. M62/1 genome and harbors:
- a CDS encoding branched-chain amino acid ABC transporter permease codes for the protein MNFLSYLINGISLGSVYAIIALGYTMVYGIAKMLNFAHGDIIMVGGFTTFTVVSTMGGSPLLGVLAAVVVCTVLGVTVERVAYRPLRGASPLAVLITAIGVSYLLQNVALLIFGSNARQFTSVVNVPPLKLAGGALSISGVTIVTIAACIIIMIGLMLFINKTKIGQAMLAVSEDRGAATLMGINVNGTIAVTFAIGSALAAIAGVLLCSAYPSLTPYTGSMPGIKAFVAAVFGGIGSIPGALIGGVLLGVIENLAKAYISSQLSDAIVFSVLIIVLLVRPTGILGKKISEKV
- a CDS encoding branched-chain amino acid ABC transporter permease, coding for MNIKTYRKKTLVQNAVTYGIVLACFILVQILTATGGMTSLLKGILVPLCTYVILAVSLNLTVGILGELSLGHAGFMCVGAFSGAFFTNAMMKTFGIAKNDDMAILGLFIVAIVIGAAVAAVFGILIGIPVLRLKGDYLAIVTLAFGEIIKNLINALFVGIDSRGIHFSLKDAASLNLEEGGEVIIKGAQGISGTPKAATFTIGIILVLLTLFIVQNLIHSRTGRAIMAIRDNRIAAESVGINITKYKLLAFSVSAALAGVAGVLYAHNLATLAATPKAFGYNMSIMILVFVVLGGIGNIRGSIIAAVILTLLPELLRGLSSYRMLIYAIVLIVMMLLNSSPKAIEIRSRIIESIRGRKKKEQAKEA
- a CDS encoding ABC transporter ATP-binding protein — encoded protein: MAMLEVKNLSISFGGLKAVDDFNITIEKGQLYGLIGPNGAGKTTVFNLLTGVYKPDGGIILLDGANIAGKKNIEINRAGIARTFQNIRLFKELSVLDNVKVGLHNHHPYGTLTGIFRLPKYRRVEREMDEQALELLKVFGLDGEFAVKASNLPYGKQRKLEIARALATEPKLLLLDEPAAGMNPNETKELMDTIQFVRDNFDMTILLIEHDMKLVSGICERLTVLNFGHVLTEGPTGEVLNNPEVIKAYLGE
- a CDS encoding ABC transporter ATP-binding protein, translated to MAMLEVKDLSVYYGVIQALKGISFEVEEGDVIALIGANGAGKTTTLHALTGLIPVKSGSIVFEGKEITKVPGYKLVSMGIAHVPEGRRVFAQLTVLQNLKMGAFTRNNRQESEETIKRIYQRFPRLEERKNQLAGTLSGGEQQMLAMGRALMSHPRLLVMDEPSMGLSPLYVNEIFEIIQEISKEGTTVLLVEQNAKKALSIANKAYVLETGKIVLRGDAKELMNNDQVKKAYLSE